In one window of Poriferisphaera corsica DNA:
- a CDS encoding glycosyltransferase family 4 protein gives MSLLQLAQSDLNVGTTQTVLTTIKPFMGVFFIAFIGAFIATPIMRMLAIKNGIVDWPDLHRKNHIEPIAYLGGIGIFFGWFAGIAYCYIASGHDGNNHLDFFMLISIVLGALAITLTGLFDDVYGISPRVKVGGQLFAAAALAHQKIGIELIENISKIFEIPAFPGSDLLYYILGTAVIAIFVVGGCNALNLIDGLDGLAGGVTAIASLGFLVLAALAANDSFEFSLILVMCLAILGATLGYLPYNFNPASIFMGDAGSLLLGFLCISTILLFSKTGTESLKLVTAALIIFALPITDTSLAIFRRKMRGKPIMSPDNEHMHHLFRRSGLSVKKSVFCMYAIAILFAVIGCTMVALEFPWRFMLAVAFFIYGFILVTSYKHGHKLALLDKIKQEQDAAQPDEEPIPAQADA, from the coding sequence TTGAGCCTACTCCAATTGGCACAATCCGATCTTAATGTGGGGACCACACAAACCGTGCTCACCACAATTAAGCCCTTCATGGGCGTTTTCTTCATCGCCTTTATCGGCGCATTTATTGCAACGCCCATCATGCGCATGCTCGCCATCAAAAACGGCATCGTTGATTGGCCCGATCTACACCGCAAAAACCACATCGAACCCATCGCATACCTCGGCGGCATCGGCATCTTCTTCGGATGGTTCGCCGGCATCGCCTATTGCTATATCGCCAGCGGACACGACGGCAACAACCACCTCGACTTCTTCATGCTCATCAGCATCGTACTCGGCGCACTCGCCATCACACTCACCGGCCTCTTCGACGATGTCTACGGTATCTCGCCTCGCGTTAAAGTCGGCGGACAACTCTTCGCCGCCGCCGCACTCGCTCACCAGAAAATCGGCATCGAGCTCATCGAAAACATCAGCAAAATCTTCGAAATCCCCGCCTTCCCAGGCTCCGATCTCCTCTACTACATCCTCGGCACCGCCGTCATCGCCATCTTCGTCGTTGGCGGTTGCAACGCGCTCAACCTCATCGACGGTCTCGACGGCCTCGCTGGTGGCGTCACCGCCATCGCCTCACTCGGCTTCCTCGTCCTCGCCGCTCTCGCCGCCAACGATTCATTCGAATTCTCTCTCATCCTCGTCATGTGTCTCGCCATCCTCGGCGCAACACTCGGCTACCTACCCTACAACTTCAACCCCGCATCCATCTTCATGGGCGACGCCGGCTCACTCCTCCTCGGCTTCCTCTGCATCTCAACCATACTCCTATTCTCAAAAACCGGCACAGAATCCCTCAAGCTCGTCACCGCCGCACTCATCATCTTCGCACTACCCATCACAGACACATCACTCGCCATCTTCCGACGTAAAATGCGTGGCAAGCCCATCATGTCTCCTGACAACGAACACATGCACCACCTCTTCCGTCGCTCAGGCCTCTCCGTCAAAAAATCAGTCTTCTGCATGTACGCCATCGCCATCCTCTTCGCCGTCATCGGTTGCACGATGGTCGCTCTAGAATTCCCTTGGCGATTCATGCTCGCCGTCGCTTTCTTCATCTACGGCTTCATCCTCGTCACCTCCTACAAACACGGCCACAAACTCGCACTACTCGACAAAATCAAACAAGAACAAGACGCCGCACAACCCGACGAAGAACCCATCCCCGCACAAGCCGACGCCTAA
- the rpsB gene encoding 30S ribosomal protein S2, with product MASLVKDLVEAGVHFGHRATHWNPKMAPYIYGKRNKIHIIDVKETIKGLLLARKFITKTVSSGRDVLFVGTKRQARGSLQKHVSDVEMHWVTERWLGGTLTNFRTIRERLKRLEELERIEESGDIANYSKKMESQLRREKSKILRNLEGIRNMNKLPGAMIVIDPSTEHNAVKEARKLGIPTICLIDTDSDPDYADIPIPGNDDAMRAIEVVVTSLCAAVAEGKSNRVAQKEGKDSGDAPKPRRRSNRAQFSASASGDKPAEAKPVEAKPVEEKPVEAKPAEAAPAPAEKAE from the coding sequence ATGGCATCACTCGTCAAGGATCTCGTCGAAGCAGGCGTCCATTTCGGACACCGTGCAACGCACTGGAACCCAAAAATGGCGCCGTACATCTACGGCAAGCGTAACAAGATCCATATCATCGACGTCAAGGAAACCATCAAAGGTCTTCTTCTCGCTCGTAAATTCATCACCAAAACCGTTTCCTCCGGCAGAGACGTCCTCTTCGTAGGTACCAAGCGTCAAGCTCGCGGTTCACTTCAGAAGCACGTCAGCGATGTCGAAATGCACTGGGTCACTGAACGTTGGCTCGGCGGCACGCTCACCAACTTCCGTACCATCCGTGAGCGTCTGAAACGTCTCGAAGAACTCGAGCGTATCGAAGAGTCAGGCGACATCGCGAACTACTCCAAGAAAATGGAGTCACAGCTTCGCCGTGAGAAATCAAAGATCCTTCGCAACCTCGAAGGTATCCGTAACATGAACAAGCTGCCCGGCGCGATGATCGTCATCGACCCAAGCACCGAGCACAACGCAGTCAAGGAAGCCCGCAAACTTGGCATCCCAACGATCTGCCTCATCGACACCGACAGCGATCCAGATTACGCAGACATCCCCATCCCGGGTAACGATGATGCGATGCGTGCGATCGAAGTGGTTGTCACTTCACTTTGTGCAGCAGTCGCGGAAGGCAAGAGCAACCGCGTCGCTCAGAAGGAAGGCAAAGATTCGGGCGATGCTCCGAAGCCACGCCGCCGCTCAAACCGTGCACAGTTCTCAGCATCTGCTTCTGGCGACAAGCCTGCTGAAGCAAAGCCAGTTGAGGCAAAGCCGGTCGAAGAGAAGCCAGTTGAAGCGAAGCCTGCGGAAGCAGCACCTGCACCAGCTGAAAAAGCTGAATAA
- the tsf gene encoding translation elongation factor Ts, with protein MATITAKDVMALRKASGLGMMEAKKALTETNGDMEAAKELLRKKGLAKMDGRTDRESAEGKIAIAVEGSKGAIVLVNTETDFTANNDMFIEKVQIIANEALKNDAGEVVVNDSMQTLIDDIRVTTKENAQFGKGKVLGGGNATIGSYLHFTGKIGVLVELEGEASDDLLKDLCMHISAISPAPLGVNEDEIPADIIEKEREIAKAQAIESGKPEAIAEKMVEGKIRKYLDEVTLTRQKFVKDDKKQIKDILPAGVSIKQFVRYQIGG; from the coding sequence ATGGCGACAATCACCGCCAAGGACGTAATGGCACTCCGCAAGGCTTCTGGCCTGGGTATGATGGAAGCCAAGAAAGCCCTCACCGAAACCAACGGCGACATGGAAGCAGCCAAAGAACTGCTCCGTAAAAAGGGTTTAGCCAAGATGGACGGTCGTACCGACCGCGAGTCTGCTGAAGGCAAAATCGCAATCGCTGTCGAAGGCAGCAAGGGCGCGATCGTCCTCGTGAACACTGAAACCGACTTCACCGCAAACAACGATATGTTCATCGAAAAAGTGCAGATCATTGCGAATGAAGCACTCAAGAACGACGCTGGCGAAGTGGTCGTTAACGATTCAATGCAAACATTGATCGACGACATCCGCGTCACGACCAAAGAGAACGCACAGTTCGGCAAAGGCAAAGTCCTTGGCGGCGGCAACGCAACCATCGGCTCATACCTTCACTTCACCGGCAAGATCGGCGTCCTCGTCGAACTTGAAGGCGAAGCATCCGACGATTTGCTCAAAGATCTCTGCATGCACATCTCCGCGATCAGCCCTGCCCCGCTTGGCGTGAACGAAGACGAGATTCCTGCGGACATCATCGAGAAGGAACGCGAAATTGCGAAGGCACAAGCGATTGAGTCTGGCAAGCCAGAAGCGATTGCTGAGAAAATGGTCGAAGGCAAGATCCGCAAGTACTTGGACGAAGTCACACTGACACGTCAGAAGTTCGTCAAAGACGACAAGAAGCAGATCAAGGATATCCTTCCTGCTGGCGTGAGCATCAAGCAGTTCGTTCGCTACCAGATCGGCGGCTAA
- a CDS encoding GDP-mannose 4,6-dehydratase yields MNSKTIITGGAGFIGSHLTERLKAEGRHLILIDNLSTGRRSNVEYLLDDRCQLIVQDVADAFQDLSIMDGVCEVYHLAASVGVKRVVDDPTGMIQTNIHDTTLVLEAAAATDAAVLVTSSSEVYGKCPVLPLREDMELVYGPTTASRWAYGMSKAIDEHLAIDLHRSKNLKSVIVRLFNTIGPRQVGMYGMVVPNFVQRAVRKQTINVFGDGSQTRAFCDVRDITRAMTELMATKSCYGKVYNLGSTHEITINDLADLTNQIASSDQGKTHIPYEDIYGKNFEDPMHRLPDNSKVKAAINFNPKYTLTQTITELVKLEQQALESELVDAKDNC; encoded by the coding sequence TTGAACTCGAAAACGATCATCACGGGTGGAGCTGGGTTTATTGGATCGCACCTCACCGAACGCCTCAAAGCCGAAGGTAGGCACCTGATCCTCATCGACAACCTCTCCACCGGCCGACGCTCAAATGTCGAGTATCTGCTTGATGATCGTTGTCAATTAATCGTTCAGGACGTCGCCGATGCCTTCCAAGATCTTTCAATCATGGATGGTGTCTGCGAAGTCTATCATCTCGCCGCTTCCGTTGGCGTAAAACGTGTCGTCGATGACCCCACTGGCATGATCCAGACCAACATCCACGACACAACGCTCGTACTCGAAGCCGCCGCTGCAACCGATGCCGCCGTACTCGTCACCTCATCCTCCGAAGTCTATGGCAAATGCCCTGTCCTCCCACTACGTGAAGACATGGAACTCGTCTACGGCCCCACCACCGCCTCACGCTGGGCTTACGGCATGAGCAAAGCCATCGACGAACACCTCGCCATCGACCTACATCGCAGCAAAAATCTCAAATCCGTCATCGTCCGCCTCTTCAACACCATCGGCCCCAGACAAGTCGGCATGTACGGCATGGTCGTACCCAACTTCGTCCAACGCGCCGTCCGCAAACAAACCATCAACGTCTTCGGTGACGGCTCACAAACCCGAGCTTTCTGCGATGTCCGCGACATCACACGCGCCATGACCGAACTCATGGCCACCAAATCTTGCTACGGCAAAGTCTACAACCTCGGCTCAACGCACGAAATCACAATCAATGATCTCGCTGACCTCACCAACCAAATCGCAAGCAGCGATCAAGGCAAAACACATATCCCCTACGAAGACATCTACGGCAAGAACTTCGAAGACCCCATGCACCGTCTTCCCGACAACTCAAAAGTCAAAGCCGCAATCAACTTCAACCCGAAATACACACTCACTCAAACCATCACCGAACTCGTCAAACTCGAGCAACAAGCACTCGAATCCGAACTCGTCGACGCAAAGGATAACTGTTGA
- a CDS encoding MOSC domain-containing protein produces the protein MPVHFQQQSAQLLAIFVGKPTTKGSNSATIWHDKPWTSAIHKQPVNQTIQLNENNLLGDAQADLKNHGGPHRALLIYPADHYPYWRKQLNLPTLPYGAFGENLTIPHFTESRVHIGDTFTLGSTIIQASQPRPPCWKLARRWKIKNLAIQVQNTGFAGWYARVLQTGTISPSDTLTLIDRPCPDWSIDTIARLKYDSTPNRPEYAQLADCPHLPPYLRDRFAKKHTSPAHSLHHNHDTTPRTHGPNID, from the coding sequence ATGCCTGTTCACTTTCAACAACAATCTGCACAACTCCTCGCCATCTTCGTCGGCAAACCCACCACCAAAGGCTCCAACTCCGCAACCATATGGCACGATAAACCTTGGACCTCCGCCATCCACAAGCAGCCCGTCAACCAAACCATCCAACTCAACGAAAACAACCTCCTCGGCGACGCGCAAGCCGACCTCAAAAACCACGGCGGCCCCCATCGCGCACTCCTAATCTACCCCGCCGATCACTACCCATACTGGCGCAAACAACTCAACCTCCCCACACTCCCCTACGGCGCCTTCGGCGAAAACCTCACCATCCCCCACTTCACCGAATCACGCGTCCACATCGGCGACACCTTCACCCTCGGCTCAACCATCATCCAAGCATCTCAACCCCGACCACCCTGCTGGAAACTCGCTCGCCGCTGGAAAATCAAAAACCTCGCCATACAAGTCCAAAACACCGGCTTCGCCGGCTGGTACGCCCGCGTCCTACAAACCGGAACCATCTCCCCATCCGACACTCTCACACTCATCGATCGCCCCTGCCCCGACTGGTCAATCGACACCATCGCCCGCCTCAAATACGACTCCACCCCCAACCGCCCCGAATACGCCCAGCTCGCCGACTGCCCCCATCTCCCCCCATACCTTCGTGATCGCTTCGCAAAAAAGCACACATCCCCCGCACACTCTCTCCACCACAACCACGACACCACCCCTCGCACCCACGGCCCAAACATCGACTAA
- a CDS encoding acyltransferase family protein, protein MPETVAATPANIPTTSTATKSLTINIVRAIGALVVLIHHANGYFLRAEPTYDTAWQGISRVTTTYGWTGVTLFFVISGLCIHLPQARSQATKLNLKKYTIRRLVRLYPTYFIVCFGLIGMLMLNNQFQGGIKSIIGHVFLWYNEFNPVKGESYSVGPFWSLAAEIHLYFLYAICYPLIVRLGVKRVTQVTLGVTIIYYVAHHFLFLSGSELPSYIQPRDFAVARFGEWMLGAYLAELWCTKKLSYQTLPLIKNSKQLLILSIGLIAVPIALSEIWRDQFYVYIINIPIAIASFYLIAYLLIREDENRGASRKGLKHFTVHLLDKIGDRSYSLYLIHLAVISIVGRIIFTKVLKIQDIDAYAGSFSLFAVTILGIAVSFLLTELLYQLVEKPSHKLARRLTRPTK, encoded by the coding sequence ATGCCAGAGACCGTTGCCGCGACCCCGGCCAATATCCCAACAACCAGCACAGCGACCAAGTCACTCACGATCAATATCGTCCGAGCGATTGGCGCGTTGGTTGTCTTGATACACCATGCGAATGGGTATTTTCTGCGAGCTGAGCCAACTTACGATACTGCATGGCAAGGGATTTCGCGCGTAACAACGACTTATGGTTGGACTGGCGTGACTTTGTTTTTTGTGATTAGTGGACTGTGCATTCATTTACCCCAAGCCAGGTCACAAGCTACAAAATTGAATCTAAAAAAGTACACGATCCGTAGACTGGTCCGGCTGTATCCGACATATTTCATCGTGTGTTTCGGTTTGATTGGTATGTTGATGTTGAATAACCAATTCCAAGGCGGAATCAAATCGATCATCGGCCATGTGTTTTTGTGGTACAACGAGTTTAATCCGGTGAAAGGTGAATCGTATAGTGTTGGGCCGTTCTGGTCATTGGCGGCGGAGATTCATCTATATTTTCTTTATGCGATTTGTTACCCATTGATCGTACGGCTTGGTGTTAAGCGGGTCACTCAGGTGACATTGGGTGTAACGATTATCTACTATGTCGCGCATCATTTTCTTTTTCTGTCTGGTTCTGAATTACCAAGCTATATACAGCCGCGTGATTTTGCGGTGGCGCGTTTCGGGGAATGGATGCTGGGCGCATATCTTGCGGAATTATGGTGTACGAAGAAGCTGAGTTACCAAACGCTGCCTTTGATCAAAAACAGTAAACAATTATTAATCCTATCTATTGGTTTGATTGCTGTTCCGATCGCATTGAGTGAGATATGGCGTGATCAATTTTATGTCTATATCATCAATATTCCGATTGCGATAGCCTCGTTTTATTTAATCGCTTATTTGCTGATCCGAGAAGACGAGAATCGCGGGGCAAGCAGAAAGGGGCTGAAGCATTTCACGGTACATCTCTTAGATAAGATTGGTGATCGTTCTTACAGTTTGTATTTAATCCATCTTGCAGTGATCTCCATTGTGGGCCGCATTATTTTTACAAAGGTTTTGAAGATCCAGGACATTGATGCGTATGCGGGTTCATTTTCATTATTTGCGGTCACCATATTGGGTATTGCGGTCTCGTTTTTGTTAACTGAATTGCTCTACCAATTGGTTGAGAAACCATCGCACAAACTGGCTCGCCGTTTAACTCGGCCTACGAAATAG
- the ilvE gene encoding branched-chain-amino-acid transaminase, whose translation MTRQIWLNGKLVPADQATVSVYDHGLLYGDGVFEGIRLYNGRVFKAGTHLKRLYESAHSIRLEIPYTLEELDAATRQTADANGQRDGYVRLCVTRGAGTLGIHPFKECKPNVFIIVDKISVYPAELYETGLEIITASTIRNHPCALSPRIKSMNYLNNVLAKIEAIDAGVLEAVMLNHEGFVAECTADNLFVVREYLGELTLITPPSSAGILEGVTRNEIIKLAKKLGIAFREENLTKHDLYTSGEIFLTGTAAEVIPVTKIDNRVIGGGEPGEMTLRLREAFQSLVAEDAPED comes from the coding sequence GTGACACGACAGATTTGGCTAAATGGGAAGCTTGTGCCGGCGGATCAGGCGACTGTATCGGTTTACGATCATGGTCTGCTATATGGGGATGGCGTGTTTGAAGGAATACGGCTATACAACGGGCGGGTATTCAAGGCGGGGACGCATTTGAAGCGGCTGTATGAGTCGGCGCACTCGATCCGGCTGGAGATCCCGTACACGCTAGAAGAGTTGGACGCAGCGACGCGACAGACAGCTGATGCGAATGGGCAGCGGGATGGGTACGTGCGGCTGTGCGTGACGAGAGGTGCGGGGACGCTTGGGATTCATCCGTTTAAGGAATGCAAGCCGAACGTGTTTATTATCGTTGATAAGATTTCGGTGTATCCGGCGGAGTTGTATGAAACTGGGTTGGAGATCATCACGGCATCAACGATTCGGAATCATCCATGCGCGCTGTCGCCACGCATTAAGTCGATGAACTATCTAAATAATGTACTGGCAAAGATTGAGGCGATTGATGCGGGTGTATTGGAAGCGGTGATGCTAAATCATGAGGGGTTTGTGGCGGAATGCACTGCGGACAACTTGTTTGTGGTGCGAGAGTATTTGGGCGAGTTAACGCTGATCACGCCGCCTTCGAGTGCTGGGATCTTAGAAGGGGTGACGCGGAACGAGATCATCAAGCTTGCGAAGAAGTTGGGGATTGCGTTTCGTGAGGAGAACCTGACGAAGCATGATTTGTACACGTCAGGGGAAATTTTCTTAACGGGTACGGCGGCAGAAGTCATACCGGTCACGAAAATCGATAACCGAGTGATTGGGGGAGGTGAGCCGGGCGAGATGACGTTGCGGTTGCGTGAGGCGTTTCAGTCGCTTGTGGCTGAAGATGCCCCTGAGGATTAA
- a CDS encoding polysaccharide biosynthesis tyrosine autokinase, which yields MNNNNTNVPASAANPLGNKFKPVDPVKILRQYLWLIIPVCLLSPIFAGGVWFIWNKTAPKWQSKQVFQVQAGNVDVRKASMDDLSTGQINMIEAYMQTQSMRMQSEDVFASALNNPDLKKTDWYLSFNDKKPQMVKSLKNEVIGTYIPRDSLLIVLSASTKNGDDSKEIVAAVRDAYLRSLQTSSVGDRRLAEAALVEELKRAEQAIERLNRNIQTYASEKNVVLQRQSSIDLQVKEYTEQLVQLEASLIMTKKTYDILVAQQSSGDLNNFPPEDEQAVDQLPIILGMQQQLNSLESDLKAHLRMYPKNHQTSIYKQNLYEEALDKLSRERNQRLRDIQAAKISEAQNGIETFTNQISGVRPNLDRAQKELTDLSSNIQFYQNLIAQRDAEMLNKEKTQQALNDLRLSLNRSDLDRVQAIGRVTAPILVSPKITVIVPVITFLLVGTAIGLIFLKEVLNQYISSPGDVKLINGAELLSVIPSSTEDKQSKSPIERIVLNHPTSLIAESYRQTRTAILRKMERSGYKTLMIVAAQPGSGASVNIHNIATSLSVNGKNVVILDANIRKPNQHILCNTNSNLGWTDLITGHGDLSNIICDSNNSEPALVPVGNTTVAPEAFESKDFRELLTNLEARYDYVIIDAPPLLLTSDSQILSKIVDAVAIVVHAAQDKRGMVERLQNKMRGNRAELLGLILNGVQSSAGGYFKKNYEAFHRYSASANERGNASRAAAVSAMQDQTDSNA from the coding sequence ATGAACAACAATAACACTAACGTTCCGGCCTCGGCCGCAAATCCTCTGGGGAACAAATTTAAACCGGTTGATCCGGTTAAGATTTTGCGTCAGTACCTCTGGCTCATCATCCCCGTTTGCTTACTTAGCCCCATCTTCGCTGGCGGTGTCTGGTTCATCTGGAACAAAACCGCTCCGAAATGGCAAAGTAAACAGGTCTTCCAAGTTCAAGCAGGCAACGTCGACGTACGTAAAGCCAGCATGGATGACCTCTCCACCGGCCAGATCAACATGATCGAAGCCTACATGCAAACACAATCCATGCGCATGCAATCTGAAGACGTCTTCGCTAGCGCTCTCAACAACCCAGACCTCAAGAAAACCGATTGGTACCTCAGCTTCAACGACAAGAAGCCCCAAATGGTTAAGTCGCTCAAAAACGAAGTCATCGGCACATACATCCCACGTGATTCCCTCCTCATTGTGCTGAGCGCTTCCACCAAAAACGGTGATGACAGCAAAGAAATCGTCGCCGCCGTCCGTGACGCCTACCTCAGAAGCCTTCAAACCTCCAGTGTTGGCGATCGCCGCCTCGCTGAAGCCGCATTGGTTGAAGAGCTGAAGCGCGCGGAACAAGCCATCGAACGTCTCAACCGCAACATCCAGACCTACGCTTCTGAAAAGAACGTGGTTCTTCAACGTCAATCCAGCATCGATCTTCAAGTCAAAGAATACACCGAGCAACTCGTTCAACTCGAAGCCAGTCTCATTATGACCAAAAAGACCTACGACATCCTCGTAGCTCAACAGTCAAGCGGCGACCTCAACAACTTCCCTCCCGAAGACGAGCAAGCCGTCGATCAACTCCCAATCATCCTGGGCATGCAACAGCAGCTCAACTCCCTCGAAAGTGATCTCAAAGCTCACCTTCGCATGTATCCAAAAAATCACCAAACCTCTATCTATAAGCAAAATCTTTACGAAGAGGCACTCGACAAACTCAGCCGTGAACGCAACCAAAGACTTCGCGACATTCAGGCCGCGAAAATCTCAGAAGCTCAAAACGGTATCGAAACCTTCACAAATCAAATCTCGGGAGTCAGACCAAATCTTGACAGAGCACAAAAAGAGCTCACAGATCTCAGCTCTAACATCCAGTTCTACCAGAACCTCATCGCTCAGCGTGATGCCGAAATGCTCAACAAAGAGAAAACCCAACAAGCGCTCAACGACTTGCGTCTCTCACTCAACCGCTCTGACCTCGACCGCGTCCAAGCCATTGGACGCGTCACCGCACCAATCCTAGTTTCACCTAAAATCACAGTCATCGTCCCCGTCATCACTTTCTTACTCGTTGGTACGGCCATTGGACTCATTTTCCTCAAAGAAGTTCTCAACCAATACATCTCCTCACCCGGCGATGTCAAACTCATCAACGGAGCAGAACTTCTTAGCGTCATTCCTTCTTCCACCGAAGACAAACAATCTAAATCACCGATTGAGCGCATCGTACTCAACCACCCAACCAGCCTCATCGCGGAAAGTTACCGACAAACGCGTACCGCAATCCTCCGTAAAATGGAACGCAGTGGCTACAAAACGCTCATGATCGTTGCCGCTCAGCCCGGCAGTGGCGCTTCCGTTAACATTCACAACATCGCAACCAGCCTCTCTGTGAACGGTAAAAACGTCGTCATCCTCGACGCAAACATCCGTAAACCCAACCAACACATCCTCTGCAACACAAACTCAAACCTCGGCTGGACTGATCTCATCACAGGTCACGGCGACCTCTCAAACATCATCTGTGACAGCAACAACAGTGAGCCCGCCCTCGTCCCCGTCGGCAACACCACTGTCGCACCAGAAGCCTTTGAATCTAAAGACTTCCGCGAATTGCTCACAAATCTCGAAGCACGTTACGACTACGTCATCATCGATGCACCACCACTACTCCTCACATCTGACAGCCAGATCCTCAGCAAGATCGTTGACGCAGTTGCGATCGTCGTACACGCCGCTCAAGACAAACGTGGCATGGTCGAACGACTCCAAAACAAAATGCGTGGCAACCGTGCAGAACTCCTCGGCCTCATCCTCAATGGCGTCCAATCTAGCGCTGGCGGTTACTTCAAAAAGAACTACGAAGCTTTCCACCGCTACAGCGCCTCCGCAAACGAACGCGGCAACGCCTCTCGCGCCGCCGCTGTCTCCGCGATGCAGGACCAAACCGACAGCAACGCTTAA